The Bombus pascuorum chromosome 11, iyBomPasc1.1, whole genome shotgun sequence genome includes the window CTATGAGCTATCAtaattgtactttattataattaatacagaGTTATATTTTACATGCACAGCTAACCAACAACAatgaaattcaataaactTGTATCCTCTTCACGCCGAAAAAACCGAAAGAGGCATTTCACGGCACCTTCTCACATTCGGAGGAGACTTATGTCAGCTCCTCTTTCCAAAGAACTTCGGCAAAAATATAACGTTCGTTCTATGCCAATTCGTAAGGATGATGAAGTTCAGGtaggataatattttataaatcatttgAAGATTGAAAAGTGTttgtattaaatgttataaaacatattaaGAATAAGTATGTAATCATTTATAAAACCTCATTcattaaacatttttgtttatttattgtttaaagGTTGTTCGTGGTCATTATAAAGGCCAACAAGTGGGAAAAGTTGTTCAAGTGTACAGGAAAAagtttgttatatatatagaaagaatTCAACGTGAAAAAGCTAACACTGCTAATGTATATGTTGGTATCGACCCATCCAAGGTAGGCAcaactattttttatattgttttttggtatatgtgtattattaaattttgataaatgatGAACTAAAACCATTCACATAGATTAAAGCACAAAGCTTGTTGGTTTCATTGATATACAAGGGTTCTCCTTTATGTCTATGAAATTGACTTGTTTAGCTTTTTTACTGCAGAAAAGTTGGCActgatattataaaacttc containing:
- the LOC132911806 gene encoding large ribosomal subunit protein uL24, whose protein sequence is MKFNKLVSSSRRKNRKRHFTAPSHIRRRLMSAPLSKELRQKYNVRSMPIRKDDEVQVVRGHYKGQQVGKVVQVYRKKFVIYIERIQREKANTANVYVGIDPSKTVIVKLKMDKDRKKIIDRRSKGRLAALGKDKGKYTEDSTAAMETS